gacaggtcgatccacactcccagtctgtctctctctttccctactggggcagggctctggggaggcagagctccaggacacattggtgaggttggcactgctcagctctggcttatggtggtgctgggggttgaacctgggacctttagacatgaaagtcttttttgcataaccattatgctacctcccaagcCCAAGAGAAAATATTCTTATCTACTTTATCATTCACTGGGTATGTCttctttaaattgttttctttctttttaaatttgcttcTATAGATTTCCTCAGTCACCCTTGGGAAAGTCATGGAAGCCCTAGAGGAAACATTATTTGAAGAATTTGATAACTACTCCTATGGCATCGATTATTACTCTACAGAATCTAACTCAGAGGAAAAAGCTCACCTGGGAGTTGTCCACTGTATCTCCCTGGCGTTATGCTGCTTGGCCTTTGTTCTGGGCATTCCAGGTAATGCCATTGTCATTTGGTTCACCGGATTCAAGTGGAAGAAGACAGTCAGCACAATGTGGTTCCTTAACCTGGCAATtgcagattttatttttcttctcttcttgccCCTCTACATCTCCTATGTGGCCATGAATTTCCACTGGCCCTTTGGCCTCTGGTTGTGCAAAGTCAACTCCTTCATAGCTCAGTTGAATATGTTTGCCAGCGTTTTCTTCCTGACTGTGATAAGCCTGGACCGCTATGTTCACTTGATCTATCCTGTCTTATCGCATCAGCACCGAACCCTAAGGAATTCACTGATCGTAGTTGTACTCATTTGGCTTCTGGCTTTTTTAATGGGTGGTCCTACCCTATACTTTCGGGACATTGTGGTGTTTAATAACCACATTATTTGCTATAACAATTTCCATGAACATGATTCCGACCTCATTTTGTTGAGACACCACGTTCTTACTTGGATGAAAGTTATCATTGGGTACTTGTTGCCGTTACTGACAATGAGCATTTGCTATGTGTCTCTCGTCTTGAAGATGAAGAAGCGAAGCACCCTGATGACCAGTAAACATTTCTGGACCATCCTCGCTGTGGTCGTGGCTTTTTTAATCTGCTGGACTCCCTACCACCTGTTCAGCATTTGGGAGCTCATTATTCACCACAATGTCTATTTCCAGCAGGTACTGAAGGCTGGAATCCCGCTCTCAACTGGCTTGGCATTCCTCAACAGTTGTTTGAACCCCATCCTTTATGTCCTGATTAGTAAGAAGTTCCAAGCCCGTTTTCGGGCATCCGTTGCTGAGATACTGAAGTACACACTGTGGGAAGTTAGCTGTTCTGGCACAGTGAGTGAACAGCTCCGGAACTCTGAAACCAAGAACCTGTGTCTCCTGGAAACAGTCGTGAGTTAGTTCTCTTCTCCAAATCATGGTTATCCTTTTGTCTTGGCCTCTCAAgagatattttcagatctcttgaTCCCAAAATATACAGCTGACTCTATCTTCTTGTTTTGGTCAGTCTATTGGTAGTATTTTTGTGTGgattaaagaaaaattgagaatgaacatttttttttcagcaacTAAAACTATCCATGTCATTCTTACAAATTATACTGCAACAGATTAGTCACCCATGTTGAGGTAAttatcaaattattatttttttaatcttaatacttttttaatAATACTTGGGAACTCATGTCTCATGAGACATGTATGATTAACTAATTGCAAAAATGTCAAAATATCTGTTAGAGCTCCCTTTCATGCTGTATGAGTAACCTAGTCTTTAAAAGCAAATATATTTCACTTCTGCCAtgtaatattatatatacatttatgaGTTATAGTAATAGTTGGTCATATTAATTTAAAGCTCTGCTCCACTCAACTAAATAAGCTGCCTCCAAAATCTAATtgcttaaaataataattttatcaccgttattattgttagtattaATTAACCAATATTAACTAATTCTGAGAGTCATGAGTTCAAACAAAGCACAGAGGAGAGATTTGTGTACAGAGCATCAAATTGACAGGGATAACCCAAATGGCTAGAATCTGGAATATCTGGGTATCGACTGAGCAGATCTctgctctcttccttcctccttttaacTCTCTTCAATCTCCCTTTGTCCCCCTTTCCCACTTCTTTCTGTCGGACAGCCCCCCAGCTCTGCTCCatcgctgatactatggtctatttacataatcattgttttgcctgagccccaccctacctgcagggtattaattaatcccaccagttaaaaccctcacaacagttgctatggaagctttctaccttcgcgctctttccttttctccatcccctttccaagccatttccttttccgacttgccacttccatttcaaaagatataaagtctgatcaataaagatgcattgcattcccgctccaccacgagttcctggtgcCTCTCCTGcagcgtcgctgagtaagcagcagcccagagagcacatggccagaagaaacaccctcatgctagcccggcactttCTATCTCCATACAGTTATTCCAACATGGGCACTTCATAGTAGCAAGCTTTTTCATTTAGCATCTTAGAACTTCAATATGCTTATGCTTCCAGTTCTCATAAAGGCTATGTATGCCTGACAAGGAAAGGGAACAGAACTCCCATCACTCAACTTGGATATGCTCCCATCTTTAATCCTTGATACCCTTGTAGGTATGGTAGATGGGAGGAGTTCTGGGTATGTGCAAGTATGTATAAGATTtcggggagctgggcagtggcacagcagattaagcgcacatggaggaaagcacacggaccagcatcaggatcccagtttgagtccccagctcctcacctacaggggtttttcttcacaggcagtgaagcaggtctgcaggtgtctatctttctttccccctctctgttttcccctcttctctccatttctctctgttttatccaacaacaatgacagcaataacaacaatgatataaacaagggaaaaaaataaaaataataaagtttcttTTCAAAAAGATATTTCTATGAATACAAAACACTGACATTCAGATAGAAGATAGGCCAGTCTAATCTCAGGAAAATAATGCATGTATTAAATATTGATGTATGTCTAACTTCTGTTCTTATATCCATATGACATAGTCAATATTGGTATAAACCAATAAAGTTATCTGAATAAGTCACTGATCTCTTCATGGTACAAATTTGTTGCGttttcaatgaccctgggtccatgctcccagagggatagagaatgggaaagctatcaggggaaggggtgggttatggagattgggtggtgggaactgtgtggagttgtacccctcctaccctatggttttgttaattaatcctttcttaaataataataaaaaaattgttgcaTTTTAGACTGTAATAGCAGTTAGTAATTtgatctttgtttatttttctctttagcaAATAAGTGAATATCTAAGAAGTATACAGAACCATGGCAGATACTGTGAGGGGTGTCAAtttttaacttaacagttaaaaaaGTGAGAGTAGTAGTCTGGGAGattgctcagtggataaagcattggactttcaagcatgaggtcctgagttcaatccctggcagcacatgtaccagaatgatatctggttctttcttgtttgatttttattttttatttataaaaagtaagtattcacaaaaccataggataagaggggtacaacttcacacaattcccaccaccagaactccatatcctatcccctcccctgatagctttcctattctttaaccctctgggaatatggaaccaaggtcattgtgggatgcagaaggtagaaggtctttctttctctctctctctctctctctctcctcttttcccattaataaataaaattttttttaaaaaagtgagtaaATACATCTGCATTACAATAACCCTAACAACAAAGTGGGCAAAAAGTAGCAATAAGTagcaaaagacagaaaagaaaagtatGGATTGCTCAGAGAGGAAAGTGATGGCATTCAATATGGAGGTGGAAAATCATTGTCCTTGCTTTTGGGGTTTTCTAAAGATGCTACTCTggtgctggatggtggcacatccagttgagtgtacatattacagtgcacaagggcccaggttcaagcccctggtcccgacttgcagggaagaagcttcatgtgcagtgaaaaagtgctacaggtctctctccttttccctccactgtatctccccttccctcttgatttatgtctctgtccaataaataaataaataaataaataaattttaaaagatgctaCTCCTACCTTGTCTCTTATGAAATCTTTGTCGTTTATGAACACAAAATTCTGCTACttgtgggggctaggtggtggtgcacctggttaagcacactacagtgagcaaggacccaggttcaagcccctggtccccacctgcagggagaaagcttcacaagtggtgaaacaaagctgttaagtgtctctatgtctctccctctccctttccctttctcaattatttttcttttttttctttttctttttttttttacctccagggttattgctggggcttggtgcctgcaccatgaatccactgctcctggaggccattttccccccttttgttgccctttgttgttgtagcctccttgcagttattatagttattgttgctgtcgttcgttgttggataggacagagagaaatggagagaggaagggaagacagagagggggagagaaagacacctgcagacctgctttaccgcctgtgaagcgactcctctgcaggtggggagccgggggatctaaccgggatccttataccagtccttgccctttgcgccacgtgcacttaacccgctgcgctacctcctgaccccctcaatttcttatttttacgcaataataaacaaggatcaaaagttaaaaaaaaaaagactctgctacttagtacaatttttttcttttttcctccagggttattgctgggctcggtgcctgcaccatgaatccaccgctcctggaggccatttttcccccttttgttgcccttgttgtagcctccttgtggttattattattgccattgttgatgttgttcgttgttggataggacagagagaaatggagaaaggaggggaagacagagagggggagagaaagatagacacctgtagacctgcttcaccacctgtgaagcgactcccctgcaggcggggagccgggggctcgaactgagatccctaATCCGGTCCTGCGCTCTGccccatatgcgcttaacccattgcgccaccgcccaaccctctACTtagtacaataaaaaaaaaaattttagagcttcattgaataatttttttttaccacttccatcaccaaaggtctattTCCCCAAAAGCTATATATACAAACACTGATTCTAAGGGATAGGTGTACCCTGTGAttatagctgctttattcacaatagcaagaaCTTGGAAAcgaccaaaatgccctttgacagatgactggggaaaaaaagttatgggatagatactcaacagagtattatttagcaattttaaaaaagatgttattgtgttatttgggataaagtggatgggatTAGAGAAGCTTATGCTCAGTGAATCaaggaaggaggtgaaggacaactacagaatggatTCACTCATATGCGGGATATGGAGAATTGAGCatgcaaatgggaaaaaaaaatcaaccccatgcctaagactgggagaactagagtggtaatctgtggggggtggggggggcacgtggggatggggacacagaccttgctgcaatttttttattaagaaagttattatctattttttatttttttatctttatttattggatagagaaagccaaaaatcaagagggaagggggctatagagagggagagagacagacacctgcagccctgcttcaccacttgcaaagctttccccctgcaggtagggactgggggcttgaaccctggttcttgcactctataattgtgtgcttaaccaggtgcgccaccacccgggctcctgaaatttttaaaacattcaatTTTCTATAATTTCCTGATTTTACTGTCCGAGTTGTAAGGGAAGCCATGCCATTTCTTGAATCAAtaaccttttattatttttaaaaaatttagtatcattactggggctcagtgcctatactatgaatatactgctcctggtggcaatattttcctccccccccttttttttttggataggacagagagaaattgagaggggagggaaagacagagaggaggagagaaagatagacaccttcagacctgcttgtgaagcaacccccctgcaggtggagagctaggggttcaaaccggagtccttgagccagtccttgtgcttcatataatgtcaagtctttttttaaagttgtgtttaatgagacagaaggagaggtcAGAGCTAACTCTGGCTGGCATAAGCAGTGCTGGatctcaaactcaagacctcacattACCCTTTGACATCACCTCCTGAGTTACTAGCCCACTTTTAAATcagtaattatcttttttttaactagttacattataaattttatttttacctttaaaCGTTTTCATAGTTAACtcattatagattttttttattattttaaaaaggagacattaacaagaccgtaggataagaggggtacaactccacacaattcccaccaccagatctccatatcccatcccctcgcctgatagctttcctattctttatccctctgggagtatggacccaaggtcattgtggggtacagaaggtg
This portion of the Erinaceus europaeus chromosome 7, mEriEur2.1, whole genome shotgun sequence genome encodes:
- the CMKLR2 gene encoding chemerin-like receptor 2 encodes the protein MEALEETLFEEFDNYSYGIDYYSTESNSEEKAHLGVVHCISLALCCLAFVLGIPGNAIVIWFTGFKWKKTVSTMWFLNLAIADFIFLLFLPLYISYVAMNFHWPFGLWLCKVNSFIAQLNMFASVFFLTVISLDRYVHLIYPVLSHQHRTLRNSLIVVVLIWLLAFLMGGPTLYFRDIVVFNNHIICYNNFHEHDSDLILLRHHVLTWMKVIIGYLLPLLTMSICYVSLVLKMKKRSTLMTSKHFWTILAVVVAFLICWTPYHLFSIWELIIHHNVYFQQVLKAGIPLSTGLAFLNSCLNPILYVLISKKFQARFRASVAEILKYTLWEVSCSGTVSEQLRNSETKNLCLLETVVS